One window from the genome of Vagococcus entomophilus encodes:
- a CDS encoding ABC transporter permease encodes MKKKLPLSTKLILLIFAIFYATPFVSTTIYAFATKWGKTILPQGVTLEWIKQLFGDTNFYVAIGHSFLLAIVSLIVLLVVMLPAVYVVYHMFPKVDYTMQYFSLVSYALPGVILATGLLKIYSGSQIPMFLVLVGALFITSLPLIYQGIRNSMVAIDSKSLIEASKMLGASSMTTFLKVILPNIRFGVLLSSLMIFSGFLGEFVLTNLLIGGRFQTIRIYMLRRMNENGHIASSVMVVYFIILFLVGFGMNQLSKKMKESANNTRKKRRFGRESQKIVEKNTSTAKIS; translated from the coding sequence ATGAAAAAGAAACTGCCACTTTCGACGAAACTAATTTTACTGATTTTTGCAATTTTTTATGCGACGCCTTTTGTGTCAACGACAATTTACGCTTTTGCGACAAAATGGGGGAAGACAATCCTGCCACAGGGGGTGACTTTAGAATGGATCAAGCAGCTCTTTGGAGATACAAATTTTTATGTTGCGATTGGGCATTCATTTTTATTAGCGATTGTGTCACTAATAGTTTTGCTCGTAGTAATGTTACCTGCAGTGTATGTCGTCTACCATATGTTTCCCAAAGTTGATTACACCATGCAATACTTTTCACTGGTGTCTTACGCATTACCAGGGGTAATTTTAGCGACTGGATTATTAAAGATTTACTCTGGCAGTCAAATTCCCATGTTCTTAGTGTTAGTGGGTGCTTTGTTTATTACCTCACTTCCGCTAATCTATCAAGGAATTCGCAACAGTATGGTGGCTATCGATAGCAAGTCTCTGATTGAGGCTTCCAAGATGTTGGGTGCCAGTAGCATGACTACATTTTTGAAAGTAATCCTCCCAAATATTCGCTTTGGTGTTTTACTTAGTTCTTTGATGATTTTTTCGGGATTTTTAGGTGAGTTTGTCCTAACAAACCTTTTAATTGGAGGACGTTTTCAAACGATCCGAATCTATATGTTGCGTCGAATGAACGAAAATGGGCATATTGCAAGTTCTGTCATGGTGGTTTACTTTATTATTTTATTTTTAGTTGGATTCGGGATGAATCAATTGAGTAAAAAAATGAAAGAAAGCGCAAATAATACTCGAAAAAAAAGGCGATTTGGTAGAGAGAGTCAGAAGATAGTCGAAAAAAATACTTCTACAGCAAAAATAAGTTAG
- a CDS encoding ADP-ribosylglycohydrolase family protein, whose product MTSKEERVRGVLIGGALGDAMGMPTELWTQAMIQEEFPRGVQKLVSSINKGAIMRDMKAGQITDDTINVLFILEMICEAKGQLSVETYLEKLMDWTQNSPIADLVSGPSTRRALEQMKQGISIYETGRFGTTNGASMKIAPIGLIRDYKRMDELVETVHQICIPTHNTGIAIAGASAVAASISYAISGGQSLEDLWSLAEKSIRMGLKKGYDVPTASLVKRLVRAKEIAQEPDTAIKRLYEELGTGTETIETIPAVFAVITLAEGNPNKAVKLAASLGGDTDTIGAIAGGICGALHPDFSQEDVVLLETVNQLDFHQLTKKIMPYVI is encoded by the coding sequence ATGACAAGCAAAGAAGAGCGCGTACGTGGGGTGTTGATTGGTGGCGCGCTAGGAGATGCAATGGGAATGCCCACTGAGCTCTGGACGCAAGCGATGATCCAGGAGGAATTTCCCCGTGGTGTCCAAAAATTGGTTTCATCGATTAACAAAGGGGCAATCATGCGTGATATGAAAGCAGGGCAGATTACCGATGATACGATAAATGTTTTGTTTATTTTAGAAATGATTTGTGAAGCAAAAGGACAGTTATCAGTTGAAACATATTTGGAAAAATTGATGGATTGGACTCAAAATTCTCCTATTGCTGATCTAGTATCTGGTCCAAGTACTAGACGAGCGTTGGAACAAATGAAACAAGGAATCTCAATTTACGAAACAGGACGTTTTGGTACGACTAACGGTGCGAGTATGAAAATTGCACCGATTGGCTTAATTCGTGATTATAAAAGAATGGATGAATTAGTTGAAACCGTTCATCAAATTTGCATTCCCACGCATAATACTGGGATTGCCATTGCTGGAGCAAGTGCAGTCGCTGCTTCAATCAGCTATGCTATTTCTGGTGGGCAAAGTCTAGAAGACTTATGGAGTTTGGCCGAGAAAAGTATTCGTATGGGTCTGAAAAAAGGGTATGACGTTCCGACTGCTTCATTAGTGAAACGATTAGTACGTGCAAAAGAAATTGCTCAAGAGCCTGACACGGCCATTAAAAGACTATATGAAGAGTTAGGGACAGGAACAGAAACCATTGAAACCATTCCAGCCGTCTTTGCTGTTATCACACTTGCTGAGGGAAATCCCAATAAAGCAGTCAAACTTGCCGCTTCCCTTGGAGGCGATACTGATACAATCGGTGCGATTGCAGGCGGAATTTGTGGAGCGCTGCATCCAGATTTCTCACAGGAAGATGTTGTGTTATTAGAGACAGTCAATCAGCTTGATTTTCATCAATTGACTAAAAAAATTATGCCGTATGTGATATAA
- a CDS encoding Nramp family divalent metal transporter, with translation MNNQNKTRKKHLVEYANGPSLEEINGTIEVPKGMSFWKTLFAYSGPGALVAVGYMDPGNWSTSITGGQNFQYLLMSIILISSLIAMLLQYMAAKLGIVSQMDLSQAIRARTSKPLGIVLWILTELAIMATDIAEVIGGAIALYLLFKIPLVIAVFITVFDVLLLLLLTKIGFRKIEAIVVALIFVIFIIFAYQVALSHPDWAQVIKGLVPSAEAFSSSHAVNGQVPLTGTLGIIGATVMPHNLYLHSSVVQSRKIDHDDPEDIARTLRFSTWDSNIQLTMAFFVNSLLLITGVAVFKSGAVADPSFFGLFDALSNPATMSNHVLAQVASSGVLSVLFAVALLASGQNSTITGTLTGQVIMEGFVHMKVPLWVRRLITRLLSVVPVLICVIMSSGKSEVQEHIAINNLMNNSQVFLAFALPFSMLPLLMFTNSRVEMGARFKNSWIIKGLGWISVAGLIFLNMKGLPDQIEGFFGDKATASQLAFADNIAYALIILIVVVLIWTIVELYKGNKRYEAQLQLGNS, from the coding sequence ATGAACAATCAAAATAAAACAAGGAAGAAGCATTTAGTTGAATATGCTAATGGACCTTCCTTAGAAGAAATCAACGGAACGATCGAAGTTCCTAAAGGCATGAGTTTTTGGAAAACCTTGTTTGCCTATTCTGGGCCAGGTGCGCTTGTTGCTGTAGGCTATATGGATCCAGGAAACTGGTCAACTTCAATTACGGGTGGTCAAAATTTCCAATATTTACTTATGTCAATCATTCTCATTTCTAGCTTAATCGCCATGTTGTTACAATATATGGCTGCAAAATTAGGAATTGTTTCGCAAATGGATTTATCTCAAGCAATTCGAGCTAGAACAAGTAAACCACTGGGGATTGTCTTATGGATTTTAACCGAGCTGGCTATTATGGCAACAGATATTGCAGAAGTAATTGGTGGTGCAATTGCACTTTATCTACTATTTAAAATTCCATTAGTTATTGCTGTATTTATTACTGTTTTCGATGTACTGCTATTATTATTATTAACAAAGATTGGCTTTAGAAAAATTGAAGCCATTGTCGTTGCATTAATTTTTGTTATTTTCATTATTTTTGCTTACCAAGTAGCTCTTTCACATCCTGATTGGGCACAAGTGATCAAAGGTTTAGTCCCTAGTGCTGAAGCTTTTTCTAGCTCACATGCTGTCAACGGCCAAGTACCATTAACTGGGACATTAGGAATCATCGGAGCAACTGTGATGCCACATAATCTGTATCTTCATTCTTCTGTTGTTCAAAGTCGTAAAATTGATCATGACGATCCAGAAGATATTGCACGCACTTTACGCTTTTCAACCTGGGATTCAAATATTCAGTTGACTATGGCGTTCTTTGTTAATTCATTACTCTTAATCACAGGAGTTGCCGTTTTCAAATCTGGTGCTGTTGCTGATCCTTCCTTTTTTGGACTATTCGATGCATTATCTAACCCAGCTACAATGAGTAATCATGTGTTAGCCCAAGTAGCAAGCTCTGGTGTTCTTTCTGTATTATTTGCAGTTGCCTTACTTGCTTCTGGACAAAATTCGACTATTACTGGGACACTAACAGGACAAGTGATTATGGAAGGATTTGTTCATATGAAAGTGCCTTTGTGGGTAAGAAGATTAATTACCCGTTTACTTTCTGTTGTTCCAGTTCTTATTTGCGTCATCATGTCAAGTGGAAAAAGTGAGGTTCAAGAACATATCGCCATAAATAATCTCATGAATAATTCCCAAGTTTTCTTAGCATTTGCTTTACCCTTCTCCATGCTCCCTCTCTTGATGTTTACAAATAGCCGAGTAGAAATGGGCGCTCGCTTTAAAAATTCTTGGATTATTAAAGGGTTAGGATGGATTTCTGTAGCTGGTTTAATTTTCTTGAATATGAAAGGTTTACCTGATCAAATCGAAGGATTTTTCGGTGATAAAGCGACTGCTAGTCAGTTAGCTTTTGCAGATAACATTGCGTATGCCTTGATTATCCTCATCGTAGTCGTACTCATTTGGACAATAGTTGAATTATATAAAGGAAACAAACGCTACGAAGCACAATTACAACTCGGAAATTCTTAA
- a CDS encoding ABC transporter substrate-binding protein produces the protein MQLTKTMVKKVGISMAGVLVVLGLGGCSSNKKTESTAEANKENSTQTLEQITKKAKAEGQVASVGMPDSWANWVGTWGDIKTKYGINHTDTDMSSAEELAKFQSEGTNGTADIGDVGISFGPLAVQKNLVQAYKTSYWKDIPSWAKDDKGYWMLSYTGTISFMVDTKNVKNIPKTWKELANSKYKVAIGDVTKGNQSQFAVLAAAIANGGDETNIAPGLKYFAKIAKEGRLSSVDSTMANLEKGEIDVAVMWDFNALNYRDQVDKTRFKVEIPTDGSVMSGYTTLINKNAPHPNAAKLAREYILSDEGQINLAKGYARPIRSTVKLPQEVKDKLLPDSEYKSVQPLKDSTAWDKTALSLPEKWQQEVLIYAK, from the coding sequence ATGCAATTGACAAAAACGATGGTAAAAAAAGTGGGCATTAGCATGGCAGGTGTGTTAGTAGTTCTGGGACTTGGGGGTTGTTCTTCAAATAAAAAAACAGAGTCAACCGCTGAAGCTAACAAAGAAAACAGCACACAAACACTTGAGCAAATTACCAAAAAGGCAAAAGCAGAAGGTCAAGTAGCTAGTGTAGGTATGCCAGATTCATGGGCGAATTGGGTAGGTACTTGGGGCGACATCAAGACCAAATATGGCATTAACCACACAGATACTGATATGTCTAGTGCAGAAGAATTGGCAAAATTTCAATCTGAGGGGACAAACGGAACTGCAGATATAGGAGATGTAGGAATTAGTTTTGGACCATTAGCGGTTCAAAAAAATCTAGTTCAAGCCTATAAAACTTCTTACTGGAAAGATATTCCAAGTTGGGCTAAGGATGATAAAGGATACTGGATGCTTAGTTATACTGGAACGATTTCTTTCATGGTAGATACCAAAAATGTCAAAAATATTCCTAAGACTTGGAAAGAACTCGCAAATAGTAAATATAAAGTTGCGATTGGAGACGTAACCAAAGGGAATCAATCACAATTTGCAGTACTTGCTGCAGCAATTGCGAATGGTGGAGATGAAACCAATATTGCTCCGGGATTAAAGTATTTTGCTAAAATCGCTAAAGAAGGTCGCTTGTCTTCTGTTGATTCGACCATGGCGAATTTAGAAAAAGGGGAAATTGATGTAGCAGTAATGTGGGATTTCAATGCACTTAATTACCGAGATCAAGTAGATAAAACGAGATTTAAAGTTGAAATTCCAACAGATGGATCTGTTATGAGTGGTTACACTACTTTGATTAATAAAAATGCGCCACATCCAAATGCTGCAAAATTAGCTAGAGAGTACATCCTTTCAGATGAAGGTCAAATTAATTTAGCGAAAGGATACGCACGTCCGATACGCTCCACTGTTAAATTACCACAAGAGGTCAAAGATAAGCTATTGCCAGATAGTGAATATAAATCTGTGCAACCACTAAAAGATAGTACAGCTTGGGACAAAACAGCCCTTAGCTTACCAGAAAAATGGCAACAGGAGGTATTGATCTATGCAAAATAA
- a CDS encoding ABC transporter permease, whose product MLANMKKKLPFIAVVFPLVCMLALFLCMPVIGMVLSSFQTDTNGAWTLSNYHEIFTNSFFYQAFYNSALIGLFSSVLGLILAIVLCNCLLKLSEKWQEKITVVTNLVANFAGVPLAFAFIILLGNSGILKLAFPHLMTFNLYSWRGLVLTYLYFQIPLGVIFIYPAMRKMKKEWIEVSDLFGASRSFYWRKVGIPLLMPTLGSTFIILFANGLGTYETAYALVGSNINLLTTRISALIAGDVYARPNVGSALAVVFFGMMVLAMILSQLLVRRVRRTSL is encoded by the coding sequence ATGTTAGCAAATATGAAAAAAAAACTTCCTTTTATAGCAGTGGTGTTTCCCTTGGTATGTATGCTGGCATTATTTTTATGTATGCCAGTAATTGGCATGGTTCTTTCTAGTTTTCAAACAGATACAAATGGAGCCTGGACCTTATCTAATTATCATGAGATATTTACCAATTCCTTTTTTTATCAAGCTTTTTATAATAGCGCGCTAATCGGCTTGTTTTCAAGTGTTTTAGGCCTGATTTTAGCTATTGTTTTGTGTAATTGCTTATTAAAACTGTCAGAAAAATGGCAAGAAAAAATAACGGTAGTGACCAATTTGGTGGCGAATTTTGCAGGGGTCCCGTTAGCCTTTGCGTTTATTATCTTGTTGGGGAATTCTGGGATTTTAAAACTTGCTTTTCCCCATTTGATGACGTTTAACCTGTATTCCTGGCGAGGATTAGTTCTAACTTATTTGTATTTTCAAATTCCCCTTGGGGTGATTTTTATCTATCCTGCTATGCGTAAGATGAAGAAAGAATGGATTGAAGTATCCGACTTATTTGGTGCTAGTCGTTCTTTTTACTGGCGCAAGGTGGGCATTCCGCTACTGATGCCAACGCTCGGGAGTACCTTTATCATTTTGTTTGCCAACGGCCTAGGAACTTATGAGACGGCGTATGCGTTAGTAGGGAGTAACATTAACTTACTAACTACTAGAATTTCAGCATTGATTGCAGGGGATGTTTATGCTAGACCGAATGTAGGAAGTGCTTTAGCAGTGGTGTTTTTTGGCATGATGGTTCTGGCAATGATTTTATCTCAGCTGTTGGTTAGAAGAGTAAGGAGGACGTCACTATGA
- a CDS encoding MATE family efflux transporter yields the protein MYTRWKIYYQKHFSSPLFAPKDVFQLTLPIIVDQSFVIGMSLLNTAMISSAGIAAVSAVNLVESLNIFFISVFIALATGGTVMVAQARGKHEEQLVERSGTGTLTVVFGLALLLATFILLFHRPLLTGLFGGSSPAVMANAKIYLIGSMLSYPALAIVEAACGILRGVADTRASLFLSAFTNIGYVLLNLLFIQVFHWGIVGMSVAINIARLLGAILSLWYLTYQNDSLHSSFKRLVPIDFPLVKKVLKVGFPFAAEQLFFNGGKILTQIFIVQLGTLALSANAIGGSLTMLLEIIPGSLALALVPIVGQSIGANDQKSVQKFWRSFLGLASISTLLTSGLLILAYPIIIRLFNAPKAVEQQVFLLLLLVSVARILVWPISFITPSALRAAGDASFTSIVSLITMWSIRIILGYLLGITFHYGLIGVWLAMCVEWGIRGIIFTLRMKRGKWRTKKII from the coding sequence TTGTATACTCGTTGGAAAATTTACTACCAAAAACATTTTTCTAGTCCATTGTTTGCGCCCAAAGATGTTTTTCAACTAACTCTTCCAATTATAGTTGATCAGAGTTTTGTGATTGGAATGTCGCTGTTAAATACTGCAATGATTAGTTCTGCAGGGATTGCAGCTGTAAGTGCCGTCAACCTAGTCGAATCGCTAAACATTTTTTTCATTAGCGTATTTATTGCACTCGCTACAGGTGGAACAGTAATGGTCGCACAAGCAAGAGGAAAACACGAGGAACAACTGGTGGAACGTTCAGGCACTGGTACCTTGACTGTCGTTTTTGGTTTAGCTTTACTCCTTGCCACATTCATCTTACTCTTCCATCGACCACTTTTAACCGGACTTTTTGGTGGCTCCAGTCCCGCTGTTATGGCTAACGCTAAAATCTACCTGATTGGTTCAATGCTGAGTTACCCTGCATTAGCAATTGTTGAAGCTGCTTGTGGCATTTTGCGGGGGGTTGCCGATACTCGTGCCTCTTTATTTTTATCAGCTTTTACTAATATTGGCTATGTGCTCTTAAACTTACTGTTCATTCAAGTATTCCACTGGGGCATAGTTGGAATGTCTGTCGCAATTAACATTGCTCGGCTTCTAGGAGCCATCCTGTCTTTGTGGTATCTTACTTATCAAAACGATTCCTTACATTCTTCTTTTAAACGTTTAGTTCCTATTGATTTTCCACTCGTTAAAAAGGTGTTGAAAGTTGGCTTTCCTTTTGCTGCAGAACAATTATTTTTTAATGGTGGCAAAATTTTAACCCAAATTTTTATTGTACAGCTAGGAACGCTCGCCTTAAGTGCCAATGCGATTGGCGGTTCTTTAACCATGCTTCTTGAAATCATTCCAGGATCACTAGCTTTGGCTCTTGTTCCAATTGTTGGACAGTCAATTGGGGCAAACGATCAAAAAAGTGTTCAAAAGTTTTGGCGTTCTTTTCTTGGACTCGCATCGATTTCGACCCTTTTAACGAGTGGTCTGCTTATTCTTGCCTACCCTATTATTATTCGCTTATTTAATGCTCCTAAAGCCGTTGAGCAACAAGTTTTCCTACTACTTCTACTTGTATCAGTTGCCAGAATTCTTGTCTGGCCCATTAGTTTTATCACCCCCTCTGCACTTAGAGCAGCTGGAGATGCCTCTTTTACTTCGATTGTCTCATTGATTACGATGTGGAGTATTCGGATTATTCTTGGTTACTTACTAGGAATTACCTTTCATTATGGGTTAATTGGGGTCTGGCTCGCTATGTGTGTGGAATGGGGAATTCGCGGCATTATTTTTACCCTTCGAATGAAACGTGGAAAATGGCGGACTAAAAAAATCATTTGA
- a CDS encoding YfbR-like 5'-deoxynucleotidase — MGLNEFILGLNNLEKITRAPGFFKFTEHTVAAHSYRVASIAQVLGDIEENQGVSIDWKTLYEKSLNHDYTERFIGDIKTPVKYASKELRGMLQTVEEKMTDEFINQEIPEAFQEIYRRRLFEGKDESVEGEILAVADKVDLLYESFEEIIKNNPESVYKEMFVESIHTIKEYGHRPSVQYFFQEIFPELLNRDFYGREVFLESVYKIID, encoded by the coding sequence ATGGGATTGAATGAATTTATTTTAGGCTTAAATAACTTAGAAAAAATAACAAGAGCGCCAGGATTTTTTAAATTTACTGAGCATACTGTAGCGGCGCATTCTTACCGAGTGGCCTCTATTGCTCAAGTGTTAGGTGATATTGAAGAAAATCAAGGAGTTTCTATTGATTGGAAAACTTTATATGAAAAATCATTAAATCATGATTATACGGAGCGTTTTATTGGAGATATTAAAACACCAGTGAAATATGCGAGTAAAGAATTGCGGGGAATGCTTCAAACTGTAGAGGAAAAAATGACAGATGAATTCATCAATCAAGAAATTCCCGAAGCGTTCCAAGAGATTTATCGAAGAAGGCTTTTTGAGGGAAAAGATGAATCGGTCGAAGGGGAGATTCTGGCGGTGGCAGATAAAGTTGATTTACTCTATGAATCGTTTGAAGAAATTATAAAAAATAATCCCGAATCTGTTTATAAAGAAATGTTTGTTGAATCAATTCACACCATCAAAGAGTATGGTCATCGTCCGTCTGTCCAATACTTTTTCCAAGAAATTTTTCCAGAGCTACTAAATCGAGACTTTTATGGCAGAGAAGTATTTTTAGAATCTGTGTATAAAATTATTGATTAA
- a CDS encoding alkaline phosphatase family protein codes for MQNKLIFIVLDGCRYEAAMEQLGYMNHLVEHGKASSYKVQAEMPSNSRPLYEVLMTGVPTYQNGITTNASVRNSKEQSIFSLCKEQNKKTAAAAYHWVSELYNEAPFSIFNHRFQENPEKNIQQGLFYFEDTYPDSHLFADAHALIERSQPDFVLVHSMNIDDAGHKYGGFSKEYFGMVNRVDNVLGLFLPKWVEQGYQVIVTSDHGMDEHGIHGGSLSAHREVPLFVISDKIEAEKRTELIPQLQLAPFACQLLKIPVAEKMVTVTFPKWIQ; via the coding sequence ATGCAAAATAAATTAATCTTTATTGTACTTGATGGGTGTCGTTATGAAGCGGCGATGGAACAGTTAGGATATATGAATCATTTGGTGGAACATGGCAAGGCAAGTTCTTACAAAGTTCAAGCAGAAATGCCGAGTAATTCAAGACCACTGTATGAAGTGTTGATGACAGGGGTTCCTACTTATCAAAATGGTATCACCACAAATGCTTCTGTGCGAAATTCAAAAGAACAGTCTATTTTCTCACTCTGCAAAGAACAGAACAAAAAAACAGCAGCTGCAGCCTATCACTGGGTTAGTGAATTGTATAATGAAGCACCCTTTTCTATTTTCAATCATCGTTTCCAAGAAAATCCCGAAAAAAATATTCAACAAGGATTATTTTACTTTGAAGACACTTACCCAGATAGCCATTTGTTTGCTGATGCGCATGCTCTTATCGAAAGAAGTCAGCCAGATTTTGTTTTGGTTCATTCGATGAACATTGACGATGCAGGGCATAAGTATGGGGGCTTTTCGAAAGAATATTTCGGTATGGTTAATCGTGTGGACAATGTCTTAGGTCTTTTCTTACCAAAATGGGTTGAACAAGGGTATCAAGTAATTGTTACAAGTGACCATGGGATGGACGAACATGGGATACATGGGGGCTCACTTTCTGCTCATAGAGAAGTTCCTCTATTTGTAATTTCTGACAAGATAGAAGCAGAAAAAAGGACAGAATTAATTCCTCAATTACAGCTGGCACCATTTGCTTGTCAGTTATTGAAAATTCCAGTTGCTGAAAAGATGGTGACCGTAACATTTCCTAAGTGGATTCAGTAA
- a CDS encoding ABC transporter ATP-binding protein: MSFLQVEKLEMWFGKQQVLKNVDLSVEQGKLVTLLGPSGCGKSTLLRLISGLETANGGNLYLDGKDISKQSAQNRDISMVFQSYALFPNMTVYDNISYGLRVQKLDKKTIHQKVMTMLSLIHLEEKSAAFPSDLSGGQQQRVSLARALIVEPKVLLLDEPLSALDAQIRKELQLELRTLQQELGMTMIFVTHDQEEAMLISDTIHVMHDGEIVQSGTPEELYSYPKNDFVASFIGHYNCFEKEKIAPILSDSRYLHTDVKKVAIRPEVIKLEPQNETDCIIRSCQYLRRDVLGNIVRCHYQINGVDIAVDLLNNVETIPKKNEFVDLYVNPKDFILL, encoded by the coding sequence ATGAGTTTTTTACAGGTGGAAAAATTAGAGATGTGGTTTGGCAAGCAACAGGTATTAAAAAATGTGGATCTGTCTGTAGAACAAGGAAAATTGGTGACGCTCCTTGGACCTAGTGGGTGTGGGAAGTCGACTCTTTTGCGTTTGATTTCTGGTTTAGAAACAGCTAATGGTGGAAACTTATATTTAGATGGAAAAGATATTTCTAAACAAAGCGCTCAAAACCGAGACATTAGTATGGTCTTTCAGTCTTACGCGTTGTTCCCTAATATGACGGTCTACGATAATATTTCTTATGGACTGCGTGTGCAAAAATTAGATAAAAAAACAATTCATCAAAAAGTGATGACGATGCTAAGTTTAATTCATTTGGAGGAAAAAAGTGCAGCATTTCCTAGTGATTTATCTGGGGGACAACAGCAAAGAGTCTCATTGGCTCGGGCATTGATTGTGGAACCAAAAGTTTTATTGTTAGATGAGCCTCTTAGTGCGTTAGATGCACAGATTAGGAAGGAATTACAACTTGAGCTTCGGACGTTGCAACAAGAGTTGGGCATGACCATGATTTTTGTGACACATGATCAAGAAGAAGCCATGCTCATTAGTGACACCATTCATGTGATGCATGATGGGGAAATTGTTCAATCAGGGACGCCGGAAGAGTTATATTCTTATCCGAAAAACGACTTTGTAGCAAGCTTTATTGGCCATTATAATTGTTTTGAAAAAGAAAAAATTGCTCCCATTCTATCTGATTCAAGATATTTACACACAGATGTGAAAAAGGTGGCCATTCGGCCGGAAGTGATTAAACTGGAGCCACAGAATGAGACCGATTGTATCATTCGAAGCTGTCAGTATCTTCGTCGTGATGTTTTGGGCAATATTGTTAGGTGTCATTATCAAATTAATGGGGTAGATATAGCTGTGGATCTACTAAATAATGTAGAAACGATACCAAAGAAAAATGAATTCGTGGATTTGTATGTCAATCCCAAAGATTTTATTTTGTTATAA
- a CDS encoding PTS sugar transporter subunit IIA, with protein sequence MYAPIHGKILALEGLRPHPLAKKLVGDGFAVLPFQGKVVAPFEGKIEAILANNHTIVLIEKNGLKVLIHIGVNTKQAPMEYFTLQRNVGDTVFPGEELVHFDLVKLKENGYDSRTMVIFPEVFMEQQLSIYARNEVRELEFLGEIFEGVTE encoded by the coding sequence TTGTACGCACCTATCCATGGGAAAATTTTAGCTTTGGAAGGGCTACGGCCACATCCATTGGCAAAGAAATTAGTAGGAGATGGATTTGCTGTTTTACCTTTTCAAGGAAAGGTGGTTGCACCTTTTGAAGGAAAAATTGAGGCGATACTCGCTAACAATCATACTATTGTACTAATAGAAAAAAATGGGTTGAAAGTTTTGATTCACATAGGGGTAAATACCAAACAGGCACCAATGGAGTATTTTACGCTCCAAAGGAATGTTGGCGATACAGTCTTTCCTGGTGAAGAACTCGTGCACTTTGATTTGGTCAAACTTAAGGAAAATGGATATGATAGCCGGACAATGGTCATTTTTCCAGAGGTTTTTATGGAACAGCAGCTATCAATTTACGCTAGAAATGAAGTGAGAGAATTAGAATTTTTAGGAGAAATTTTTGAAGGAGTGACAGAATAA